Within Candidatus Methylomirabilota bacterium, the genomic segment AGGTCCACGTGGTCGGCATCGACCAGGCCAAGTTCCGGCGCCCGGTCCTGCCCGGGGATCAGCTCCGGCTCGAGATCACCGTGCTCCGGCGGCGGGGGCCGCTCTGCCGCATACGCGGCGACGTGAAGTCGGGAGAGAACCGGGTCGCCGAGGCCAACCTGCTCCTGCGCGTGGCCTCACTGGAGCCGCCCGACGTCGATCCCACCGCCCGGGTCGCGCCCGGCGCGGTGCTGGGTCCGGGGGTGCAGGTCGGGCCGTACGCGGTCGTGGGGCCGCGCGTGCGCATCGGCGCGCGCACGATCCTCGCGTCCCACGTCGTCGTGGACGGCGACACGGAGCTCGGGGCCGACAACCACCTCTATCCCTTCTGCTCGGTCGGCCTCGCCCCCCAGGACAAGAAGTACCACGGGGAGCACACCCGGCTCGTCATCGGGGACCGCAACGCGGTGCGCGAGTTCGTGACCATCCAGCCGGGCACCGCCGGCGGGGGAGGGCTGACCCGCATCGGCTCCGACAACCTGTTCATGGCCTACGCGCACGTGGCCCACGACTGCCTCGTCGGCGACCACACCATCTTCGCCAACGGAGCCACCCTGGCCGGGCACGTGGAGGTGGCGGACTGGGCCACGATCGGGGCCTACTCCGGCGTGCAC encodes:
- the lpxA gene encoding acyl-ACP--UDP-N-acetylglucosamine O-acyltransferase, coding for MEPAAAPAIDVAGLVRQIPTQYPFVLVDRVVEHDPGGRLVAIKNVTGSEEFFEGHFPGAPVMPGVLLMESLAQAAGIWLLNNAPDPRGLEVHVVGIDQAKFRRPVLPGDQLRLEITVLRRRGPLCRIRGDVKSGENRVAEANLLLRVASLEPPDVDPTARVAPGAVLGPGVQVGPYAVVGPRVRIGARTILASHVVVDGDTELGADNHLYPFCSVGLAPQDKKYHGEHTRLVIGDRNAVREFVTIQPGTAGGGGLTRIGSDNLFMAYAHVAHDCLVGDHTIFANGATLAGHVEVADWATIGAYSGVHQFCRVGTHSFVGGYTVATKDVLPYSKTVGNRACIYGVNTIGLTRRGFPAETIAAIRRAFRVLVQSRLNTSEAVARLEAEGSPHPEVLGLVEFIRGARRGVILKRHIRHRVSEEA